The Hydrogenophaga crocea genome contains a region encoding:
- a CDS encoding DUF6622 family protein — translation MLLQLLATHPEAIGPIVRQTPPWVWGLFAALLALGLSQLRARSASLTRVAALPAAMALFSVFGTWSALGHSPHAAAAALSGLIAAAAAFALMAQRRSTARFDPVQRRYRLPGSALPLLLILGIFLVKYGVGVELAMAPQQANDAAFALTVAGLYGSFTGLFMGRAWGLVRLALPARVAGEVG, via the coding sequence ATGCTGCTGCAACTGCTCGCCACCCACCCCGAGGCCATCGGCCCCATCGTGCGCCAGACCCCGCCCTGGGTCTGGGGCCTGTTCGCCGCCCTGCTCGCGCTGGGCCTGAGCCAGCTGCGCGCGCGCAGCGCCAGCCTCACGCGGGTGGCGGCACTGCCCGCGGCCATGGCGCTGTTCTCGGTGTTCGGCACCTGGTCGGCGCTGGGCCATTCCCCGCACGCGGCCGCCGCCGCCCTCTCCGGGCTCATTGCCGCGGCCGCGGCCTTCGCGCTCATGGCGCAGCGCCGCAGCACCGCCCGCTTCGACCCGGTGCAGCGCCGCTACCGCCTGCCCGGCAGCGCGTTGCCGCTGCTGCTGATCCTGGGCATCTTTCTCGTGAAGTACGGCGTGGGCGTGGAACTCGCCATGGCGCCGCAACAGGCGAACGACGCCGCCTTCGCGCTCACCGTGGCCGGGCTCTACGGGAGCTTCACCGGCCTGTTCATGGGCCGGGCCTGGGGGCTGGTGCGGCTGGCCTTGCCTGCGCGCGTGGCTGGGGAAGTGGGCTGA
- a CDS encoding tripartite tricarboxylate transporter permease, whose translation MSDILHNLLQGFATAGTPINLLWALAGCALGTAIGVLPGLGPAVTVAMLLPITSQVEPTASMIFFAGIYYGAMYGGSTTSILLNTPGETGTMVTALEGFKMAKNGRAGAALATAAIGSFVAGTIATVLVTLFAPVLAEFAVRLGPPEYFCLMLLAFTTVSAVLGKSALRGLTSLFLGLSLGLVGIDQITGQVRYTAGILEFMDGLEVVLVAVGLFAVTEALYNAAYEGRMEASMNRLTKVHMTGNEWRRSWPAWLRGTAIGFPFGTIPAGGTEIPTFLSYATERKLADPEAKQSFGTTGAIEGVAGPEAANNAAVTATLVPLLTLGIPTSVTAAILLSALQNYGINAGPQLFQTSSTLVWALIASLYIGNVMLLVLNLPMVGLWVKLLKIPRPQLYAGITIFATVGVYGMRQSAFDLYLMLGIALLGLLMRRFDFPAAPVIVGLILGPLAEAQMRNALSIGEGSWRVFIERPMSLGLLIVVVMVLLLPRIVAYVQRGREAPASA comes from the coding sequence ATGAGCGACATCCTCCACAACCTGCTCCAGGGCTTCGCCACCGCGGGCACGCCCATCAACCTGCTGTGGGCGCTGGCCGGCTGCGCGCTGGGCACGGCCATCGGCGTGCTGCCGGGCCTGGGCCCCGCGGTGACCGTGGCCATGCTGCTGCCCATCACCTCGCAGGTCGAACCCACGGCCTCGATGATCTTCTTCGCCGGCATCTACTACGGTGCGATGTACGGCGGCTCGACCACCTCCATCCTGCTCAACACCCCGGGCGAGACCGGCACCATGGTGACCGCGCTCGAAGGCTTCAAGATGGCCAAGAACGGCCGTGCGGGCGCGGCGCTCGCCACCGCGGCCATCGGCTCCTTCGTGGCCGGCACCATCGCCACCGTGCTGGTCACGCTGTTCGCGCCCGTGCTCGCCGAGTTCGCGGTGCGCCTGGGGCCGCCCGAGTACTTCTGCCTCATGCTGCTGGCCTTCACCACGGTGAGCGCGGTGCTGGGCAAGAGCGCGCTGCGCGGCCTGACCTCGCTGTTCCTGGGCCTGTCGCTGGGTCTGGTGGGCATCGACCAGATCACCGGCCAGGTGCGCTACACCGCGGGCATCCTCGAATTCATGGACGGCCTCGAGGTGGTGCTGGTGGCCGTGGGCCTGTTCGCGGTGACCGAGGCGCTCTACAACGCCGCCTACGAAGGTCGCATGGAAGCCAGCATGAACCGCCTGACCAAGGTGCACATGACCGGCAACGAATGGCGCCGCTCCTGGCCCGCCTGGCTGCGCGGCACGGCCATCGGTTTCCCCTTCGGCACCATTCCCGCGGGCGGCACCGAGATCCCGACCTTCCTGAGCTACGCCACCGAGCGCAAGCTCGCCGACCCCGAGGCGAAGCAGAGCTTCGGCACCACGGGCGCCATCGAAGGCGTGGCCGGCCCCGAGGCCGCCAACAACGCGGCCGTCACCGCCACGCTGGTGCCGCTGCTCACGCTGGGCATTCCCACCTCGGTGACCGCGGCCATCCTGCTGTCGGCGCTGCAGAACTACGGCATCAACGCGGGCCCGCAGCTGTTCCAGACCTCGTCCACCCTGGTGTGGGCGCTGATCGCCTCGCTCTACATCGGCAACGTGATGCTGCTGGTGCTCAACCTGCCGATGGTGGGCCTGTGGGTGAAGCTGCTCAAGATCCCGCGGCCGCAGCTGTACGCGGGCATCACCATCTTCGCCACGGTGGGTGTGTACGGCATGCGCCAGAGCGCGTTCGACCTGTACCTGATGCTGGGCATCGCGCTGCTGGGCCTGTTGATGCGCCGCTTCGACTTCCCCGCCGCGCCGGTGATCGTGGGCCTGATCCTGGGCCCGCTGGCCGAGGCGCAGATGCGCAACGCGCTGTCCATCGGCGAAGGCAGCTGGCGCGTGTTCATCGAACGCCCGATGTCACTGGGCCTGCTGATCGTGGTGGTGATGGTGCTGCTGCTGCCGCGCATCGTGGCCTACGTGCAGCGAGGGCGCGAAGCCCCGGCGTCGGCCTGA
- a CDS encoding ABC transporter ATP-binding protein has protein sequence MSEPLLKLEGVHTHIGAYHILHGVDLAVPANELTMLLGRNGAGKTTTLRTIMGLWKASQGRITLAGQDITARATPDIAQSGVAYVPENMGIFSDLSVKENMLLAARGARTLDDVDTKRLEWIFDMFPAMKKFWLHPAGKLSGGQKQMLAVSRAIVEPRQLLLIDEPSKGLAPAIIQNMIAAFKALKAAQTTILLVEQNFNFARQLGDHVAVMDDGRVVHSGAMAELAEDTALQARLLGLSLGAHQ, from the coding sequence ATGAGCGAACCCCTGCTGAAACTCGAGGGCGTGCACACGCACATCGGGGCGTACCACATCCTGCACGGCGTGGACCTGGCGGTGCCGGCGAACGAACTCACCATGCTGCTGGGCCGCAACGGCGCGGGCAAGACCACCACGCTGCGCACCATCATGGGCCTGTGGAAGGCCAGCCAGGGCCGCATCACGCTGGCCGGGCAGGACATCACCGCGCGCGCCACGCCCGACATCGCGCAGAGCGGCGTGGCCTACGTGCCGGAGAACATGGGCATCTTCTCCGACCTGAGCGTGAAGGAGAACATGCTGCTGGCCGCGCGCGGCGCGCGCACGCTCGACGACGTGGACACGAAGCGCCTCGAGTGGATCTTCGACATGTTCCCCGCGATGAAGAAGTTCTGGCTGCACCCCGCAGGCAAGCTCTCGGGCGGGCAGAAGCAGATGCTCGCGGTCTCGCGCGCCATCGTCGAGCCGCGCCAGCTGCTGCTGATCGACGAGCCCAGCAAGGGCCTGGCGCCGGCCATCATCCAGAACATGATCGCGGCCTTCAAGGCGCTCAAGGCCGCGCAGACCACCATCCTGCTCGTCGAGCAGAACTTCAACTTCGCGCGCCAGCTCGGCGACCACGTGGCCGTGATGGACGACGGCCGCGTGGTGCACAGCGGCGCGATGGCCGAACTGGCCGAAGACACGGCGCTGCAGGCGCGCCTGCTCGGCCTCTCGCTCGGAGCGCATCAATGA
- a CDS encoding substrate-binding domain-containing protein, whose protein sequence is MFHATRRLAVIALACTASLAFAQSSKSEIRIAHIHSKTGPLEAYAKQTHTGLMMGLKYATGGTMMVGGKKIVVIEKDDQGKPDVGKSLLAAAYADDKADIAIGPTASPVALAMLPVAEEYRKILLVEPAVADSITGDKWNKYIFRTGRNSSQDAAANAVALDAPNNVIGVLANDNAFGRDAVKASKDFTKKAKIVHEEYLPVGTTDFTAGLLRLVDKLKDQPGNKYISVVWSGAPTPFAKIAEMELDKRYGIKLATGGNILPAMVAYKQFPGMEGALYYYFGIPKNPINEHMVAEHYREFKQPPDFFTAGGFSAAMAVVTALKKTNGDTNTDKLIQTMEGMSFDTPKGTMTFRKEDHQAMQSMYHFRIKADPAFAWGVPELVREIKPEDMNIPIRNKR, encoded by the coding sequence ATGTTCCACGCCACCCGCCGCCTGGCGGTGATCGCCCTGGCCTGCACGGCCAGCCTGGCCTTTGCCCAGTCCAGCAAGAGCGAGATCCGCATCGCCCACATCCACAGCAAGACCGGCCCGCTCGAGGCCTATGCCAAGCAGACCCACACGGGCCTGATGATGGGCCTGAAGTACGCCACCGGCGGCACCATGATGGTGGGCGGCAAGAAGATCGTGGTGATCGAGAAGGACGACCAGGGCAAGCCCGATGTAGGCAAGAGCCTGCTGGCCGCGGCCTATGCCGACGACAAGGCCGACATCGCCATCGGCCCCACCGCCTCGCCGGTGGCGCTGGCCATGCTGCCCGTGGCCGAGGAGTACCGCAAGATCCTGCTGGTGGAGCCCGCCGTGGCCGACTCCATCACCGGTGACAAGTGGAACAAGTACATCTTCCGCACCGGCCGCAACAGCAGCCAGGACGCCGCCGCCAACGCCGTGGCCCTGGACGCGCCGAACAACGTGATCGGTGTGCTCGCCAACGACAACGCCTTCGGCCGCGACGCCGTGAAGGCCTCGAAGGACTTCACCAAGAAGGCCAAGATCGTGCACGAGGAGTACCTGCCCGTGGGCACGACGGACTTCACCGCCGGTCTGCTGCGCCTGGTCGACAAGCTCAAGGACCAGCCGGGCAACAAGTACATCTCGGTGGTGTGGTCGGGTGCGCCCACGCCCTTCGCCAAGATCGCCGAGATGGAGCTGGACAAGCGCTACGGCATCAAGCTCGCCACGGGCGGCAACATCCTGCCGGCCATGGTGGCCTACAAGCAGTTCCCGGGCATGGAGGGTGCGCTGTACTACTACTTCGGCATCCCCAAGAACCCGATCAACGAGCACATGGTGGCCGAGCACTACCGCGAGTTCAAGCAGCCGCCCGACTTCTTCACCGCCGGCGGCTTCAGCGCCGCGATGGCCGTGGTGACCGCGCTCAAGAAGACCAACGGTGACACCAACACCGACAAGCTCATCCAGACCATGGAGGGCATGAGCTTCGACACGCCCAAGGGCACCATGACCTTCCGCAAGGAAGACCACCAGGCCATGCAGAGCATGTACCACTTCAGGATCAAGGCCGACCCGGCCTTCGCCTGGGGCGTCCCCGAGCTGGTCCGCGAGATCAAGCCCGAGGACATGAACATCCCCATCCGGAACAAACGCTGA
- a CDS encoding branched-chain amino acid ABC transporter permease: MSFLKDFDWRPVALVPLLAALALPAVGSPSTWLTLTVAGLAMGLIVFIIASGLTLVFGLMDVLNFGHGVFIALGAFVAVSVFGGLNAYAIADSFWLNLVALVPAMLAAMAVAGALGLVFERVIVRPVYGQHLKQILITMGGMIIGEELIKVIWGPGQLALPLPETLRGSFLIGDASIEKYRLLAVAVGLTVFAAMVWTLNRTKVGLLIRAGVQDREMVESLGYRIHRLFVGVFVAGSALAGLGGVMWGLYQQTVLPQMGAQVNVLIFIVIIIGGLGSTLGALVGALLVGLMANYTGFLAPKVALFSNIALMVAILLWRPQGVYPVANR, translated from the coding sequence ATGAGTTTCCTCAAAGACTTCGACTGGCGCCCCGTCGCCCTGGTGCCGCTGCTGGCCGCGCTCGCGCTGCCCGCGGTGGGCAGCCCCTCGACCTGGCTCACGCTGACCGTGGCGGGCCTGGCCATGGGGCTGATCGTGTTCATCATCGCCTCGGGCCTCACCCTGGTGTTCGGGCTGATGGACGTGCTCAACTTCGGCCACGGCGTGTTCATCGCGCTCGGCGCCTTCGTGGCGGTGAGCGTGTTCGGCGGCCTCAACGCCTACGCCATCGCCGACAGCTTCTGGCTCAACCTGGTGGCGCTGGTGCCGGCCATGCTCGCGGCCATGGCGGTGGCGGGCGCGCTGGGCCTGGTGTTCGAGCGCGTGATCGTGCGGCCCGTGTACGGCCAGCACCTCAAGCAGATCCTCATCACCATGGGCGGCATGATCATCGGCGAGGAGCTGATCAAGGTCATCTGGGGCCCGGGCCAGCTCGCGCTGCCGCTGCCCGAGACCCTGCGCGGCAGCTTCCTGATCGGCGACGCCTCGATCGAGAAGTACCGCCTGCTCGCGGTGGCCGTGGGCCTGACGGTGTTCGCCGCCATGGTGTGGACGCTCAACCGCACCAAGGTCGGCCTGCTGATCCGCGCCGGCGTGCAGGACCGCGAGATGGTCGAGTCGCTGGGCTACCGCATCCACCGCCTGTTCGTGGGCGTGTTCGTGGCGGGCAGCGCGCTCGCGGGCCTGGGCGGCGTGATGTGGGGCCTGTACCAGCAGACCGTGCTGCCCCAGATGGGCGCGCAGGTCAACGTGCTGATCTTCATCGTCATCATCATCGGCGGCCTGGGCTCCACGCTGGGCGCGCTGGTGGGCGCATTGCTGGTGGGCCTGATGGCCAACTACACCGGCTTTCTCGCGCCCAAGGTGGCGCTGTTCTCCAACATCGCGCTGATGGTCGCCATCCTGCTGTGGCGGCCCCAGGGCGTGTACCCCGTAGCCAACCGATAA
- a CDS encoding ABC transporter ATP-binding protein, whose product MLQTSNLTVRFGGHVAVNAVSCAFEPGTLTAIVGPNGAGKTTYFNLISGQIKATAGSVTLDGRELTKLPAPLRTRAGLGRAFQLTNLFPQLSVRENVRMAVQARAGAGLDFFRVWSDRKDLIEQADRILETVALIDKAEARAASLPHGDQRKLEVGILMALDPKVYMFDEPTAGMSVDEVPVILNLIRQLKQDRSKTILLVEHKMDVVRELSDRIIVLHNGELVADGEPESVIASPVVQQAYLGVNPEEAVAA is encoded by the coding sequence ATGCTGCAAACCTCTAACCTCACGGTCCGCTTCGGCGGGCACGTGGCGGTGAATGCTGTGTCCTGCGCGTTCGAGCCGGGCACGCTCACCGCCATCGTCGGCCCCAATGGCGCGGGCAAGACCACCTACTTCAACCTGATCTCGGGGCAGATCAAGGCCACGGCTGGCTCAGTCACGCTCGACGGGCGCGAGCTCACGAAGCTGCCCGCGCCGCTGCGCACGCGCGCCGGCCTGGGGCGGGCGTTCCAGCTCACCAACCTGTTCCCGCAGCTGAGCGTGCGCGAGAACGTGCGCATGGCGGTGCAGGCCCGCGCGGGCGCAGGGCTCGATTTCTTCCGCGTCTGGAGCGACCGCAAGGACCTGATCGAACAGGCCGACCGCATCCTCGAGACCGTGGCCCTGATCGACAAGGCCGAGGCCCGCGCCGCCAGCCTGCCGCACGGCGACCAGCGCAAGCTCGAGGTCGGCATCCTCATGGCGCTCGATCCCAAGGTCTACATGTTCGACGAGCCCACCGCGGGCATGAGCGTGGACGAGGTGCCCGTGATCCTCAACCTGATCCGCCAGCTCAAGCAGGACCGCAGCAAGACCATCCTGCTGGTGGAGCACAAGATGGACGTGGTGCGCGAGCTCTCCGACCGCATCATCGTGCTGCACAACGGCGAACTGGTGGCCGATGGCGAACCCGAGTCGGTGATCGCCTCGCCCGTCGTTCAGCAGGCCTACCTCGGCGTGAACCCCGAAGAAGCGGTGGCGGCATGA
- a CDS encoding tripartite tricarboxylate transporter TctB family protein: MSEMQQAAPSRTGQVAIGLGAIGVAAVLAVGAWQIPSDAGYAGVGPNFIPWLMCGLMAVCGTLLVVQALRGGWKDVEPPSGADRADWPALLWVCAGVIANASLITTIGFVLSCTLCYALAVRGLRQSEGKPAGGPKTTGVDFVTGVLIAAPVYWVFTKVLAVNLPGISASGWI; this comes from the coding sequence ATGAGCGAGATGCAGCAAGCCGCCCCGTCGCGCACGGGGCAGGTGGCGATCGGTCTGGGTGCCATCGGCGTGGCCGCGGTGCTCGCCGTGGGCGCCTGGCAGATCCCGTCCGACGCGGGATATGCCGGCGTCGGCCCCAACTTCATCCCCTGGCTGATGTGCGGCCTGATGGCGGTGTGCGGCACGCTGCTCGTCGTGCAGGCGCTGCGCGGCGGCTGGAAAGACGTGGAGCCGCCCTCAGGCGCCGACCGCGCCGACTGGCCCGCCCTGCTGTGGGTGTGCGCCGGCGTGATCGCCAATGCCTCGCTCATCACCACCATCGGCTTCGTGCTGAGCTGCACGCTGTGCTACGCGCTGGCCGTGCGCGGCCTGCGCCAGAGCGAGGGCAAGCCCGCCGGCGGGCCGAAGACGACCGGGGTCGACTTCGTCACCGGCGTGCTCATCGCCGCACCCGTGTACTGGGTGTTCACCAAGGTGCTGGCGGTGAACCTGCCCGGCATCAGCGCCAGCGGCTGGATCTGA
- a CDS encoding 2-keto-4-pentenoate hydratase — protein sequence MPAIETFDAPAAARLLWSHRQAGTALDALPPALRPADAAAGHAVQAALPTVAGQRVVGWKIAATSAAGQAHIQVDGPLPGRILESFVHPVGATLTLAGNRMRVVEPEFAFRFGADLPPRAAPYTAAEVLAAVASLHPAFEVPDSRFADFARAGQAQLIADDACCGRFAFGPAAPEAWRSADLAAHRVHATVSRADGSLRYARDGEGRALLGDPRTALTWLANELSALGIGLRAGDWASCGTCMVPLAIEPGDRVVADYGAFGTIALGLSD from the coding sequence ATGCCCGCCATTGAAACCTTCGACGCCCCGGCCGCTGCCCGCCTGCTCTGGTCCCACCGCCAGGCCGGCACCGCCCTCGACGCCCTGCCCCCCGCGCTGCGCCCGGCCGACGCCGCGGCCGGCCACGCCGTGCAGGCCGCGCTGCCCACGGTGGCCGGCCAGCGCGTGGTGGGCTGGAAGATCGCGGCCACCAGCGCCGCGGGCCAGGCCCACATCCAGGTCGACGGCCCGCTGCCGGGGCGCATCCTCGAAAGCTTCGTGCACCCCGTGGGCGCCACGCTCACGCTCGCGGGCAACCGCATGCGCGTGGTCGAGCCCGAGTTCGCCTTCCGCTTCGGCGCCGACCTGCCGCCGCGCGCTGCGCCCTACACGGCGGCCGAGGTGCTCGCGGCCGTGGCCTCGCTGCACCCGGCCTTCGAAGTGCCCGACTCGCGCTTTGCCGATTTCGCGCGCGCAGGCCAGGCCCAACTGATCGCCGACGACGCCTGCTGCGGCCGCTTCGCCTTCGGCCCGGCCGCGCCCGAGGCCTGGCGCAGCGCCGACCTCGCGGCCCACCGCGTGCACGCCACGGTGAGCCGCGCCGACGGCAGCCTGCGGTACGCGCGCGACGGCGAAGGCCGCGCCCTGCTCGGCGATCCGCGCACCGCCCTCACCTGGCTCGCCAACGAACTCTCGGCACTGGGCATCGGCCTGCGCGCGGGCGACTGGGCCTCGTGCGGCACTTGCATGGTGCCGCTGGCGATCGAGCCCGGCGACCGGGTGGTGGCCGACTACGGCGCCTTCGGCACCATCGCGCTCGGCCTGTCGGACTGA
- a CDS encoding sigma-54 interaction domain-containing protein, producing MPPMTRDDRLPRDAQSILELAARSMFDLFANASEGMLLVDRDARVVWINDQYRRFLPALGFEREEDFVGQPVSNVVHNTQMHRVLATGKPILIDLLDNRAGTFVVTRIPLRDDQGEVIGVLGIVLFDHPETTLQPLITKFARLEHDLKEAQRQLATQRRSKYTFASFVGTSPAAVEVKRQARRAAQSTSPVLLLGETGTGKELLAHAIHAASPRAGKAFVGVNMAAVPESLLEAEFFGVAPGAYTGADRKGRDGKFRIADGGTLFLDELGDMPMAMQVKLLRALQEGEIEPLGSNQLVRCDVRVVAATSRDLPQLVREGRFREDLYYRLNVLPIRVPPLRERRSDIPQLIEALCEDIAARGGGAPMDIGPQAQALLAAQTWRGNIRELRNVLEQLALRTDDALITAADVDAILREAGLPALAPIETAPASAPAGAEDLRPLPEQIAELEQRAIAAALARTGGNRTAAARLLGISRASLYDRLAALPGLSEIQTAD from the coding sequence ATGCCGCCCATGACCCGCGACGACCGCCTGCCCCGCGACGCGCAGAGCATCCTCGAGCTCGCTGCGCGTTCCATGTTCGACCTGTTCGCCAACGCCAGCGAAGGCATGCTGCTGGTGGACCGCGACGCGCGCGTGGTGTGGATCAACGACCAGTACCGCCGCTTCCTGCCCGCGCTGGGCTTCGAGCGCGAAGAGGACTTCGTGGGCCAGCCCGTGAGCAACGTGGTGCACAACACGCAGATGCACCGCGTGCTGGCCACGGGCAAGCCGATCCTGATCGACCTGCTCGACAACCGCGCCGGCACCTTCGTGGTCACGCGCATTCCGCTGCGCGACGACCAGGGCGAGGTGATCGGCGTGCTGGGCATCGTGCTGTTCGACCACCCCGAGACCACGCTGCAGCCGCTGATCACCAAGTTCGCGCGGCTCGAACACGACCTGAAGGAAGCGCAGCGCCAGCTCGCCACGCAGCGGCGCAGCAAGTACACCTTCGCGAGCTTCGTGGGCACCAGCCCGGCCGCGGTGGAGGTGAAGCGCCAGGCGCGGCGCGCGGCGCAGTCGACCAGCCCGGTGCTGCTGCTGGGCGAGACCGGCACCGGCAAGGAGCTGCTGGCGCACGCCATCCACGCGGCCTCGCCGCGCGCGGGCAAGGCCTTCGTGGGCGTGAACATGGCGGCGGTGCCCGAGTCGCTGCTCGAGGCCGAGTTCTTCGGCGTGGCGCCCGGCGCCTACACCGGCGCCGACCGCAAGGGCCGCGACGGCAAGTTCCGGATCGCCGACGGCGGCACGCTGTTCCTCGACGAGCTCGGCGACATGCCCATGGCCATGCAGGTGAAGCTGCTGCGCGCGCTGCAAGAGGGCGAGATCGAGCCGCTGGGCTCGAACCAGCTCGTGCGCTGCGACGTGCGCGTGGTGGCCGCGACCTCGCGCGACCTGCCGCAGCTCGTGCGCGAAGGGCGCTTCCGCGAAGACCTGTACTACCGCCTCAACGTGCTGCCGATCCGCGTGCCACCGCTGCGCGAGCGGCGCAGCGACATCCCGCAGCTGATCGAGGCGCTGTGCGAGGACATCGCCGCGCGCGGCGGCGGTGCGCCCATGGACATCGGCCCGCAGGCCCAGGCCCTGCTCGCCGCGCAGACCTGGCGCGGCAACATCCGCGAATTGCGCAACGTGCTGGAGCAGCTCGCGCTGCGCACCGATGACGCGCTCATCACCGCCGCCGACGTGGATGCCATCCTGCGCGAGGCCGGCCTGCCCGCGCTCGCGCCGATCGAGACCGCGCCCGCCAGCGCGCCCGCGGGCGCCGAAGACCTGCGTCCGCTGCCCGAGCAGATCGCCGAGCTCGAGCAGCGCGCCATCGCCGCCGCGCTCGCGCGCACCGGCGGCAACCGCACGGCCGCGGCGCGGCTGCTGGGCATTTCGCGCGCAAGCCTGTACGACCGGCTCGCGGCCCTGCCCGGGCTGTCTGAAATCCAGACGGCCGACTGA
- a CDS encoding Bug family tripartite tricarboxylate transporter substrate binding protein, translated as MRRDTFLKSLAALAAAGALPNAAWANANIKMMIPANPGGGWDGTGRALGDALRDAGVASSVTFENKGGAAGAIGLAQFYNASKGDPNALMVMGAVMLGGIITGKPPVSITQVTPIARLTTEYNVFVLPAESPLKTMKDVVEQLKKDPGSVKWGGGSRGATEHIAAAQIAQAVGVPAAKINYVPFRGGGEAVAAILGGNVTVGGSGYSEFQPYIESGKMRAIAVTSGKRLDGINVPTLKEQGIDVEIGNWRGVYGAAGITPAQRDALVAMITKATQSKSWQEALKKNGWTPALLTGKAFEEFVDRDFSSLRATMVRAGMV; from the coding sequence ATGCGTCGCGACACCTTCCTCAAATCCCTGGCCGCTCTGGCCGCCGCGGGCGCGCTGCCCAACGCCGCCTGGGCCAACGCCAACATCAAGATGATGATCCCTGCCAACCCCGGCGGCGGCTGGGACGGCACCGGCCGCGCGCTCGGCGACGCGTTGCGCGACGCGGGCGTGGCCTCTTCGGTGACCTTCGAGAACAAGGGCGGCGCGGCCGGCGCGATCGGCCTGGCCCAGTTCTACAACGCCAGCAAGGGCGACCCGAACGCGCTGATGGTGATGGGCGCCGTGATGCTCGGCGGCATCATCACCGGCAAGCCGCCGGTGTCGATCACCCAGGTCACGCCGATCGCGCGCCTGACCACCGAATACAACGTGTTCGTGCTGCCGGCCGAGTCGCCGCTCAAGACCATGAAGGACGTGGTCGAGCAGCTCAAGAAAGACCCGGGCAGCGTGAAGTGGGGCGGCGGTTCGCGCGGCGCCACCGAGCACATCGCCGCCGCGCAGATCGCGCAGGCCGTGGGCGTGCCCGCCGCCAAGATCAACTACGTGCCCTTCCGCGGGGGCGGTGAGGCGGTGGCCGCCATCCTGGGTGGCAACGTCACCGTGGGCGGCAGCGGCTACAGCGAGTTCCAGCCTTACATCGAGAGCGGCAAGATGCGCGCCATCGCCGTGACCTCGGGCAAGCGCCTGGACGGCATCAACGTGCCCACGCTGAAAGAGCAGGGCATCGACGTGGAGATCGGCAACTGGCGCGGCGTGTACGGCGCGGCCGGCATCACCCCCGCGCAACGCGACGCGCTGGTGGCCATGATCACCAAGGCCACGCAGAGCAAGTCGTGGCAGGAAGCGCTCAAGAAGAACGGCTGGACGCCCGCGCTGCTGACCGGCAAGGCCTTCGAGGAATTCGTCGACCGCGACTTCTCTTCGCTGCGCGCCACCATGGTCCGCGCCGGCATGGTCTGA